Proteins found in one Nostoc sp. NIES-3756 genomic segment:
- a CDS encoding response regulator transcription factor, with product MIGVMVVAASPVVRAGLSAMVASNPQMTVVGSVSDLDVLAREVKQLQPDVVLLDVGNDSPTLWDKLLLIQEEQDPLRVIVIVEELTDIDTETALRSGVRGILLDSSTELEILTAIEAIALGLVVLHPDILESFSIREKVAPNPVQSLTPREIEVLQMLGSGLGNKAIAKNLHISDHTVKFHVSSIFQKLAVSTRTEAVTVGVRLGLIML from the coding sequence ATGATTGGGGTCATGGTAGTTGCTGCTTCCCCTGTAGTACGGGCGGGATTATCAGCTATGGTGGCAAGTAATCCTCAGATGACAGTTGTGGGAAGTGTATCTGATTTAGATGTATTGGCAAGGGAAGTTAAGCAATTACAACCGGATGTAGTGCTGCTAGATGTAGGTAACGATTCTCCAACGCTATGGGATAAATTACTTCTTATTCAAGAGGAACAAGACCCCTTAAGGGTAATCGTGATTGTAGAAGAATTGACCGACATCGACACAGAAACTGCACTACGTTCTGGTGTGCGGGGTATATTACTCGACAGTAGTACAGAATTAGAGATTTTAACAGCAATTGAAGCGATCGCTCTTGGTTTAGTCGTCCTCCATCCCGATATCCTAGAATCTTTCTCCATCCGGGAAAAGGTCGCACCTAATCCCGTACAGTCCTTAACACCCCGAGAAATCGAAGTTTTACAAATGCTAGGTTCTGGGTTGGGAAATAAAGCGATCGCCAAAAATCTCCATATCTCCGACCACACAGTAAAATTTCATGTATCATCAATTTTCCAGAAACTAGCCGTCTCCACCCGCACCGAAGCCGTTACCGTTGGTGTGCGGTTAGGTTTGATTATGTTGTAA
- the hpnJ gene encoding hopanoid biosynthesis associated radical SAM protein HpnJ, with the protein MKKTLFLSPPSFDGFDGGAGSRYQAKREITSFWYPTWLAQPAALVPGSKLVDAPPHGQTVEDVLQIAQDYELVIMHTSTPSLANDVKCAEAIKEKNPNVEIGFVGAHVAVLPEETLRDNPVIDFVCRNEFDYTCKELAEGKSWDEIKGLSYRDRFSQIRHNEERPLIHDWDAMPSVLPVYARDLDITKYFIGYLQHPYISFYTGRGCPAKCTFCLWPQTIGGHLYRHKSPEAVGREMAEAKAIFGDKVREYMFDDDTFTIDKHRAIAISEHMKKLKLTWSCNARANLDYDTLKQLRDNGLRLLLVGFESGNQDILNRIKKGIKLEVAREFMNNCHKLGITVHGTFIIGLPIETPETVEETIRFACELSPHTIQVSIAAPYPGTELYEQAKANNWFTDHALVADSGIQTSTLQYSTLSSAEIEDAVERMYRKFYFRPKAIIPIVREMLSDRQMLVRRLREGGEFFSYLRERRLTSQLTVDS; encoded by the coding sequence GTGAAGAAAACGCTATTTCTCAGTCCTCCTTCCTTCGATGGGTTTGATGGTGGTGCTGGTTCCCGATACCAAGCCAAGCGCGAAATCACGTCGTTTTGGTATCCGACATGGTTAGCTCAACCTGCGGCGCTTGTACCCGGTAGCAAGTTGGTAGATGCACCACCACACGGTCAGACTGTGGAGGATGTGCTGCAAATAGCGCAAGATTATGAGTTAGTTATTATGCACACTAGTACGCCATCATTGGCGAATGATGTGAAGTGTGCTGAAGCTATTAAAGAGAAAAATCCCAATGTGGAGATTGGTTTTGTCGGCGCTCATGTGGCGGTTTTACCAGAGGAGACTTTACGGGATAATCCGGTGATTGACTTTGTGTGCCGCAATGAGTTTGACTATACCTGTAAAGAACTGGCTGAGGGTAAGTCTTGGGATGAAATTAAAGGATTGAGTTATCGAGACCGCTTCTCCCAAATTCGCCATAATGAGGAGCGTCCTTTGATTCATGATTGGGATGCTATGCCTAGCGTCCTACCAGTTTACGCCCGTGATTTAGATATTACTAAGTATTTTATCGGTTATCTCCAACATCCTTACATTTCCTTTTACACTGGGCGCGGTTGTCCAGCAAAATGTACCTTTTGTCTTTGGCCGCAAACAATTGGCGGTCATCTCTATCGCCACAAAAGTCCAGAGGCTGTAGGACGGGAGATGGCGGAAGCCAAAGCTATCTTCGGCGACAAGGTGCGCGAGTATATGTTTGATGATGATACATTTACCATCGATAAACATCGCGCGATCGCCATCAGCGAACACATGAAAAAACTCAAGCTGACTTGGAGTTGTAACGCCCGCGCTAATCTCGACTATGACACCCTCAAGCAATTACGGGATAATGGTTTACGCTTGCTGCTAGTTGGGTTTGAGTCTGGAAATCAAGATATTCTCAACCGGATTAAAAAAGGCATTAAGTTAGAAGTGGCAAGAGAATTTATGAACAATTGCCACAAATTAGGGATTACTGTCCACGGAACTTTTATTATTGGTTTACCAATTGAAACCCCGGAAACTGTAGAAGAGACAATCCGATTTGCTTGTGAACTGAGTCCGCACACGATACAAGTTTCCATCGCTGCACCCTATCCAGGAACGGAACTGTATGAACAAGCCAAAGCTAACAACTGGTTTACAGACCACGCTCTTGTAGCTGATTCTGGCATTCAAACTTCTACACTGCAATATTCCACTCTTTCCAGTGCAGAAATTGAAGATGCTGTTGAACGGATGTATCGCAAATTCTACTTCCGTCCCAAAGCTATCATCCCCATTGTGCGGGAAATGTTAAGCGATCGCCAAATGTTGGTGCGTCGCTTACGTGAAGGCGGCGAGTTCTTTTCTTACCTGCGGGAACGACGGTTAACAAGTCAGTTGACAGTTGACAGTTGA
- a CDS encoding TetR/AcrR family transcriptional regulator, whose amino-acid sequence MNQPESTPMRRQPKQKRSQQRVEKILQAAAEVFVEVGYEAATTHMIAAKAQTAIGSLYQFFPDKLAIFHALEARHMERVTAIHAQLMQSADQEKPLSEFIERVVSTYAEYFTDPIPRIVYIQYFVAPELFKLFNESFNQWLIKEFASSFRAWNPDLTLEKSELLAETVHLSYNALLLNALRQDKHQRQARYAEIKALLLAYLTPYAQQESQEVMKVMICPHCHSSRLSKNGHRHGKQRYLCKDCGKQFLQR is encoded by the coding sequence GTGAACCAACCAGAATCTACACCCATGCGCCGTCAACCCAAGCAAAAGCGCAGTCAACAAAGAGTAGAAAAAATTCTCCAAGCAGCAGCAGAAGTTTTTGTGGAAGTAGGATATGAAGCGGCGACTACCCACATGATAGCGGCGAAAGCTCAAACTGCGATCGGTTCTCTATATCAGTTTTTCCCGGATAAATTGGCGATTTTCCATGCGTTGGAAGCCCGTCACATGGAACGAGTAACAGCTATTCATGCCCAGTTGATGCAGTCAGCCGACCAGGAAAAGCCATTATCAGAGTTTATTGAGCGCGTGGTGAGTACCTATGCTGAATATTTTACAGACCCTATACCGCGTATTGTCTACATTCAGTATTTCGTCGCGCCAGAGTTATTTAAACTATTTAACGAAAGCTTTAATCAGTGGTTAATCAAAGAGTTTGCTAGTTCGTTTCGCGCTTGGAATCCAGACTTAACTTTGGAAAAAAGCGAACTTTTAGCAGAAACAGTTCACTTATCTTACAACGCTTTACTACTCAATGCTTTACGTCAGGATAAGCACCAAAGACAAGCTCGTTATGCAGAAATTAAAGCTTTATTACTAGCTTACTTGACACCCTACGCACAGCAAGAGTCGCAAGAAGTAATGAAAGTAATGATATGTCCTCACTGCCATTCATCTCGTTTATCTAAAAATGGGCATCGTCATGGAAAGCAACGATATCTCTGCAAAGACTGTGGTAAACAGTTCTTACAGAGGTAG
- a CDS encoding Rieske (2Fe-2S) protein, with amino-acid sequence MEPILPGAPWLIAHRSMLGINKPYKVTLNEHDYVLWQNQQGEVFALDNICPHMQAPLSDGWICEDTGTITCPFHALKFDGKGRLHNCGKVSGQPLLTPLDIIIKDDCIWTYGGYTPKIPIPDLISNVSAGMSFLGVAGEKSMRGTFLDSISINYDYNHQSGTHRDLFGIKANRIPLFEHDGYWAKVVQELDREDTTWNDILQNPLILTAPKTYTGTLEYAFPSLTTFRATFPIGEVLQVHVLYPETTTQTKTFVLVYSQPKHTVLKPLLGRFVLSAVATVVEQDTRAIETSYPRQPAKIRLPNEEIMFHAQKLYREW; translated from the coding sequence ATGGAACCAATTCTGCCGGGCGCACCTTGGTTAATTGCTCATCGTTCCATGTTGGGCATTAATAAACCCTATAAGGTTACGCTCAATGAGCATGACTATGTGCTGTGGCAAAATCAGCAAGGTGAAGTGTTTGCCCTCGATAATATATGTCCGCATATGCAAGCACCGTTATCAGACGGCTGGATTTGTGAAGATACAGGTACAATAACCTGTCCTTTTCATGCACTAAAGTTTGATGGAAAGGGAAGACTGCATAATTGCGGTAAAGTAAGCGGTCAACCTCTGCTAACTCCTCTAGACATTATCATTAAAGACGACTGCATTTGGACATATGGCGGATATACTCCTAAAATTCCCATCCCGGATCTTATTTCTAATGTCAGCGCAGGTATGAGTTTTTTGGGAGTTGCGGGAGAAAAAAGTATGCGCGGTACTTTTTTGGACAGCATATCCATCAATTATGACTACAACCATCAAAGCGGCACACACCGAGATTTATTTGGCATAAAAGCTAATCGCATCCCCCTATTTGAGCATGATGGATATTGGGCAAAGGTTGTGCAAGAACTAGACAGGGAAGATACTACCTGGAATGATATCCTCCAAAATCCTCTGATCCTGACTGCACCCAAAACTTACACAGGTACATTAGAATATGCTTTCCCCTCGCTGACAACTTTTCGTGCTACTTTTCCCATTGGTGAAGTTTTACAAGTTCATGTATTGTATCCAGAAACTACCACGCAAACTAAAACCTTTGTTTTAGTCTACAGTCAACCCAAACACACCGTTTTAAAACCACTATTGGGGCGGTTTGTATTAAGTGCAGTGGCAACAGTGGTAGAACAAGATACACGCGCCATTGAAACTTCTTACCCTCGCCAACCAGCTAAGATTCGTCTACCTAATGAAGAAATTATGTTTCATGCCCAAAAGCTATATCGTGAATGGTAA